In Thermodesulfobacteriota bacterium, a single window of DNA contains:
- a CDS encoding YraN family protein — protein MTTNTKAAGRRGEDLACKCLKKDKYKILEKNYRVRQGEIDIIAEDKNKVLCFVEVKARSRTDYGSAIEAVTYAKQKKLLAAAFVYIEEMKIKSKDMRFDIVSVDLNSGETEILKNAFEVSI, from the coding sequence ATGACAACTAACACAAAAGCAGCAGGAAGAAGAGGAGAGGACTTAGCATGTAAGTGCCTTAAAAAAGATAAATACAAAATTCTTGAAAAAAACTACCGAGTCCGCCAAGGGGAGATAGACATAATAGCAGAGGACAAAAATAAGGTTCTTTGCTTTGTTGAGGTCAAAGCAAGAAGCCGAACTGATTATGGATCAGCAATTGAAGCAGTCACTTATGCCAAACAGAAAAAACTACTTGCCGCGGCTTTTGTCTATATAGAGGAGATGAAAATTAAATCCAAGGACATGCGTTTTGATATTGTTTCCGTTGATCTGAATTCAGGGGAGACAGAAATTTTAAAAAACGCTTTTGAAGTCAGTATCTAA